The region TCACTATCCAATAATCGACTTTTACTCTCAGCAACACCTATAAATCCTACTGGCATTCCAATAATTAAACTTGGTTTTGCATAACCAGACTCAACAAGATCTAATAAAGAAATTAAAGCTGTTGGCGAACTCCCAATTACAACTAATGGAGCATTTGAAAAATTCTCTTTCTCAACAAAATCTAACCAAATATTTCTCATGCCAATTGCGCTTCTAGTAGTTAAAGTTGAATCAATTGACCTTGGAGCCATACCCAAAATGCATTGAATATCTGAATTTATCGTCCTTTTAGCCATTGGAGAGATTGCCGCCTCTGCCATATAAGTATCGGTCAAAATCTTGGCGCCACTTTTCAATGCATTAATCGCATACATACAAGCTCTAGGACTAAACCTAATGCATGACTGCAGGCTAAAGTCACCACTGGAATGAATAATGCGTTCTAAAATTGATTCCTCTATCTGATCAAGTCCTGTAATGCCTAGTTTAGATCTTATATATGTAATACTTTCGAGAAAAATCGGATGTTCTGGTGTTTTCACTGTTAAATTTCTTGGACTAATTTAAGATCAGAATCTTTTTAATAACATATATCTAAGTCATGCCAATACATTTAATATGGGGGGATGATTATGAAGCCTGTAACAGGGAAATAGAAGAAATAATTCAAACAGTTATTGATCCATCATGGAAAAGTTTTAACTATAGTCAAATAGATGGAAATGACCCAAGGCAAAATTTCAGAGCACTTGAAGAGGTTCAAAGTGCTCCTTTAGGAAGCGGAGGCAGAGTTGTACTGGTTAGAAGAAGCCCCTTTTGCAATGGATGTTCTATGGAGTTGGCTAAAAAACTTGAACAAGCAATTAAATTAATTCCTGATAATACACATCTAATTTTAAATAATTCAAATAAGCCAGATAAAAGACTTAAGACAACAAAATTAATAGAGAAAAGTATACAATCAAATATTTTATCAAAGGAAGAAAGTTTTCTTCTTCCACTACCATGGGATATCAATGGACAACGAAAATTAGTCAAAACTATTTTATCTAAATTAAATCTAAAAATGAATAATGATACAATTGATTTAATAGTAGAAAGTATAGGTAATGATAGCTCTTTAATTAATACAGAACTTCAAAAACTCTCATTATTATCAGAGGCAATTACTAAAAAATCAAACACAAATGGACAACGAGAAATCTCAAAAGAACTAGTCAAAAAAATAATTCAAAATAATTCTACTAATGCCCTTGAAATTGCCGATTGCCTACTGAAAGGACAGAGAATTGTAGCCCTACACAAAATTCAATCCTTACTTAGAAATGGAGAACCAGCTTTAAGGATAATTACAACGCTGACTGGTCAATCAAGAGGATGGCTTTGGGTACATCTATTGGATTCACAGGGGAATCAGGATGTCAAAGAGATCGCCAAACTTTCTGGGATTTCTAATCCAAAACGTATTTATGTAATTCGCAAACAAATTCAAGGTAAATCTTTGGAAATTTTGCTTGAATTAATGAAAAAACTTTTAAAAATCGAAGCCTCAATAAAATCAGGAACCAATCCAATCGATTCTTTTAAAGATAATCTGCTAACAGAAAGTAAAATTTTGACTAATAACTGAAATAATTAACAAGTTAACGATAGTTCAATGACATTGCTGGTTCAAAAATTTGGCGGCACCTCTCTAGGAAGCATTGAGCGAATAAAAGCTGTCGCGCAAAAAATCAAATCCAGTAAAGAAAAAGGTAATGATCTGGTTATTGTTGTTTCTGCAATGGGACATCAAACTGATGAGTTAACACATCTAGCGTCAGAAATAACTCTTGATCCTCCCAATAGAGAAATGGATATGCTCCTATCAACTGGGGAACAAGTTTCTATATCATTATTAACGATGGCCCTGAACGAATTGGGCACGCCAGCAATATCCTTAACTGGGACTCAAGCTGGAATTATCACAGAATCAGCTCATGGACGAGCAAGGATACTCGAGATCAGGACAGAACGAATAAACAATCTCTTAGGACAAGGAAAAACCATAGTTATTGCTGGATTCCAAGGAACCAGTCTTGGCATAGGAGGAATTGCTGAAATCACAACTTTAGGAAGAGGAGGATCAGATACTTCTGCAGTCGCTTTAGCAGCATCTCTTGAGGCTGATAAATGTGAAATATATACCGATGTTCCTGGTGTTTTAACAACTGATCCAAGAATAGTGAAAAATGCAAAATTAATGAAAAGTATTAGTTGTGATGAAATGTTAGAACTGGCTAGCCTTGGAGCTGCTGTTTTGCATCCTCGAGCAGTTGAAATAGCAAGAAATTTCGGCGTAAATCTAGTAGTTAGGTCAAGTTGGGACAACCTTGATGGAACCACTTTAACTAGTAAAAAGAATCATATTTTTTCTAAAGGTGGGATAGAACATCGCAGTCCTGTCGATGGGTTAGAACTTGTTGAAAATCAAGCAATCGTAGCTTTATCTAATATTCCAGATAGGCCTGGAATTGCTGCTGAGCTTTTTGAATCCTTATCAAAAGGTGGAGTCAATGTC is a window of Prochlorococcus marinus str. MIT 0917 DNA encoding:
- a CDS encoding precorrin-8X methylmutase: MKTPEHPIFLESITYIRSKLGITGLDQIEESILERIIHSSGDFSLQSCIRFSPRACMYAINALKSGAKILTDTYMAEAAISPMAKRTINSDIQCILGMAPRSIDSTLTTRSAIGMRNIWLDFVEKENFSNAPLVVIGSSPTALISLLDLVESGYAKPSLIIGMPVGFIGVAESKSRLLDSECPYIVLEGSKGGASVAAAATNALLRAAEN
- the holA gene encoding DNA polymerase III subunit delta, whose translation is MPIHLIWGDDYEACNREIEEIIQTVIDPSWKSFNYSQIDGNDPRQNFRALEEVQSAPLGSGGRVVLVRRSPFCNGCSMELAKKLEQAIKLIPDNTHLILNNSNKPDKRLKTTKLIEKSIQSNILSKEESFLLPLPWDINGQRKLVKTILSKLNLKMNNDTIDLIVESIGNDSSLINTELQKLSLLSEAITKKSNTNGQREISKELVKKIIQNNSTNALEIADCLLKGQRIVALHKIQSLLRNGEPALRIITTLTGQSRGWLWVHLLDSQGNQDVKEIAKLSGISNPKRIYVIRKQIQGKSLEILLELMKKLLKIEASIKSGTNPIDSFKDNLLTESKILTNN
- a CDS encoding aspartate kinase, yielding MTLLVQKFGGTSLGSIERIKAVAQKIKSSKEKGNDLVIVVSAMGHQTDELTHLASEITLDPPNREMDMLLSTGEQVSISLLTMALNELGTPAISLTGTQAGIITESAHGRARILEIRTERINNLLGQGKTIVIAGFQGTSLGIGGIAEITTLGRGGSDTSAVALAASLEADKCEIYTDVPGVLTTDPRIVKNAKLMKSISCDEMLELASLGAAVLHPRAVEIARNFGVNLVVRSSWDNLDGTTLTSKKNHIFSKGGIEHRSPVDGLELVENQAIVALSNIPDRPGIAAELFESLSKGGVNVDLIIQATHQINSNDITFSVTETELNNALNQCEKLINTLGGEISSQKGLSKLSIYGAGIMGRPGIASSLFQTLSDSGINIRLIATSEVKVSCVIDAQLGKKALRNVGEVFKLTDQQISLNPSVENNNEPEVRGIALDKDQIQICVKNVPDKPGTASTICSTLAEKNISLDTIVQSERKQKYKTKDISFTLKKNDRSLAKYALQELISHWKGSTLEEGVSIVRISAVGSGMPFTKGTAGKIFRALANQKINIEMIATSEIRTTCIISEKYGEKALNEIHSCFKLGKNES